From a single Hypnocyclicus thermotrophus genomic region:
- a CDS encoding BglG family transcription antiterminator produces MLNKRCLGIIKYMIDNNKSVSLKEISNIFDVSERSIRYDIDNINYFLAKNGLNQIEKMSKGLFKINETDENLYKIIEILNTRFYTFSKHERKEYIKSLALFSIDAIRLHEISETLSVSISTIKLDLKEVKIFLNESKLKLKFLSKIGLVLKGNEEKIRKAQLKFLMEYLDISKDTLISKIRKDETLGYKLIRNELKLYFENFPIRDVRIFIKRIERELQTVISDEAYRVLQFYLMIALTRLKEGKTIVSREENEKFLKSTKEYNVLIKELVHFEQNFNVEFNEYEILFLTELFLGSHSYNFNTSFYENWIEIEISINEIIKDVGKALGIDLSNDKILFDGLLNHLKPAIYRIKNDIVLENEISNEVKELYDELFDIVKKVCEDKLQIYINKQVPDEEIAFLTIHFKTAIDRKANNQKETKNVMIVCGFGYGSSKLLAQKLLERYDVNVLDTLPYHKFLEIENYNDIDLIISTLDVDDKIGYPFPIVKVNPIFSKTDRKKLEEYGLTEVRKKISLVKLMEVIKGECEIENEAVLADKLKTFLRGKLFDDRDKLGKKNLNMLLPIKNIKLDCKADNWEDAIRQAGKILVKNGSIKPGYIDEMIEAVNKNGSYMVVAGKIALPHARLTNSVLKTDMSLIKLKEVVDFPENKKVKMILAFSSVDQNEHIEALTELVTLVEDYEFIEFIEEIDDPVEIKKFITEKS; encoded by the coding sequence TTGTTAAATAAAAGATGTCTGGGAATAATTAAATATATGATAGATAATAATAAATCGGTTTCTTTGAAAGAGATATCGAATATATTTGATGTAAGTGAAAGAAGTATTAGATATGATATTGATAATATCAACTATTTTCTGGCTAAAAATGGACTTAATCAAATAGAAAAAATGTCAAAAGGTTTATTTAAGATAAATGAAACAGACGAAAATCTGTATAAAATAATAGAGATATTAAACACCAGATTTTATACATTTTCAAAGCACGAAAGAAAAGAATATATAAAATCATTGGCATTATTTTCAATAGATGCAATAAGACTGCATGAAATTTCAGAAACTCTTTCTGTAAGTATAAGCACTATAAAGCTTGATTTGAAAGAGGTAAAAATATTTCTTAATGAGAGTAAATTAAAACTAAAATTTTTATCAAAAATAGGGCTTGTATTAAAAGGTAATGAAGAAAAAATAAGAAAAGCACAACTTAAATTCTTAATGGAATATCTTGATATATCAAAAGATACACTGATTAGTAAAATAAGAAAAGATGAAACTTTAGGATATAAACTTATAAGAAATGAATTAAAATTATATTTTGAAAATTTTCCTATAAGAGATGTAAGAATATTTATAAAACGAATAGAAAGAGAGCTGCAGACAGTTATATCAGATGAAGCGTATAGAGTATTACAATTTTATCTGATGATAGCCCTTACAAGATTAAAAGAGGGAAAAACGATAGTAAGCAGAGAAGAAAATGAAAAATTTTTAAAAAGTACAAAAGAATACAATGTATTGATAAAAGAGCTTGTTCATTTTGAACAGAATTTTAATGTAGAATTTAATGAATATGAAATACTATTTTTAACGGAACTGTTTTTAGGAAGTCATTCATATAATTTTAATACATCATTTTATGAAAACTGGATAGAGATAGAGATATCAATAAATGAAATTATAAAGGATGTAGGAAAAGCATTGGGAATAGATTTGTCTAATGATAAGATACTATTTGATGGATTACTTAATCATCTGAAACCAGCGATATATAGAATAAAAAATGATATAGTATTAGAAAATGAGATATCGAATGAAGTTAAGGAATTGTATGATGAGTTGTTTGATATTGTAAAAAAGGTATGTGAAGATAAACTGCAGATATATATAAATAAACAGGTCCCAGATGAAGAGATAGCATTTCTAACAATACATTTTAAAACAGCAATAGATAGAAAAGCTAATAATCAAAAAGAAACTAAAAATGTAATGATAGTATGTGGATTTGGATATGGAAGCTCAAAGCTATTAGCTCAAAAGCTATTGGAAAGATATGATGTAAATGTATTGGATACATTACCGTATCATAAATTTTTGGAAATAGAAAACTATAATGATATAGATCTTATAATATCAACATTAGATGTAGATGATAAAATAGGATATCCGTTTCCAATAGTAAAAGTAAATCCTATATTTTCTAAAACAGATAGAAAAAAACTTGAAGAATATGGATTAACAGAAGTGAGAAAGAAAATATCATTAGTAAAATTAATGGAAGTAATAAAAGGGGAATGTGAAATAGAGAATGAAGCAGTTCTTGCAGATAAACTTAAAACATTTCTAAGAGGAAAACTATTTGATGATAGGGATAAATTAGGTAAGAAAAATTTAAATATGTTATTACCAATAAAGAACATTAAATTGGATTGTAAAGCCGATAATTGGGAAGATGCAATAAGACAAGCAGGAAAAATATTAGTAAAAAATGGTTCTATAAAGCCTGGATATATAGATGAAATGATAGAGGCGGTAAATAAGAATGGAAGCTATATGGTAGTGGCAGGTAAAATAGCTCTACCTCATGCAAGATTAACGAATTCAGTGTTAAAAACAGATATGAGTTTAATTAAGTTAAAAGAGGTTGTAGATTTTCCTGAAAATAAAAAAGTAAAAATGATACTAGCATTTTCAAGTGTAGACCAAAATGAACATATAGAAGCATTAACAGAACTTGTTACATTAGTAGAAGATTATGAGTTTATAGAATTTATAGAAGAAATAGATGATCCGGTAGAGATAAAGAAATTTATAACGGAAAAAAGCTAA